A DNA window from Brassica napus cultivar Da-Ae chromosome C1, Da-Ae, whole genome shotgun sequence contains the following coding sequences:
- the LOC106375323 gene encoding ATP-dependent 6-phosphofructokinase 6, with translation MDSNGVDEQEMKLVQGAAGYVLEDVPHLSDYILDLPTYPNPLQSNPAYSVVRQYFVDEDDTVPQKIVVHKDSPRGTHFRRAGPRQKVYFKPADVRACIVTCGGLCPGLNTVIREIVCGLHYMYGVTEVLGVNCGFSGFYSKNTVTLTPKDVSDIHKRGGTMLGTSRGGHDTSKIVDNIQDREINQVYIIGGDGTQKGASAIYKEIRRRGLKVAVAGIPKTIDNDIPVIDKSFGFDTAVEEAQRAINAAHVEATSVENGIGLVKLMGRYSGFIAMYATLASRDVDCCLIPESPFYLEGKGGLYEFIAKRLRENGHMVIVVAEGAGQDLVAESIEQQDASGNKLLKDVGLWMSLKIKEHFAKQRKMDITLKYIDPTYMIRAIPANASDNVYSTLLAQSAVHGAMAGYTGFISGLVNGRHTYIPFNRITEKQNKVVITDRMWARMLSSTNQPSFMNPPNGATEGAN, from the exons ATGGATTCGAATGGCGTCGATGAGCAGGAGATGAAGTTGGTGCAAGGAGCTGCTGGCTACGTTCTCGAAGATGTTCCTCACTTGAGTGATTACATTCTCGATCTCCCC acTTATCCAAACCCGTTGCAATCAAATCCCGCTTATTCAGTAGTGAG GCAGTATTTTGTTGATGAGGACGATACAGTCCCGCAAAAG ATTGTTGTTCACAAGGATTCTCCTAGAGGGACACATTTTAGACGTGCTGGACCACGACAAAAG GTGTATTTCAAGCCAGCTGATGTACGGGCATGTATTGTCACATGTGGTGGTCTTTGCCCGGGTCTTAATACAGTCATCAGGGAGATTGTCTGTGGTCTTCACTACATGTATGGTGTCACAGAAGTACTTGGTGTCAAT TGTGGGTTTAGTGGATTCTATTCCAAAAACACTGTCACTCTGACACCGAAGGATGTTAGTGACATCCACAAGCGCGGGGGAACCATGTTAGGAACATCTCGAGGGGGCCATGATACATCAAAGATTGTCGACAACATACAAGACCGTGAAATAAACCAG GTTTACATCATTGGAGGCGATGGAACCCAAAAGGGAGCATCTGCAATATATAAG GAAATTAGACGTCGTGGACTTAAAGTTGCGGTCGCAGGAATACCAAAAACCATCGACAATGACATCCCA GTTATTGACAAGTCGTTTGGATTCGATACTGCGGTTGAGGAGGCTCAACGTGCCATCAATGCAGCGCATGTTGAAGCGACAAGTGTGGAAAACGGCATTGGACTTGTCAAGCTAATGGGTCGCTACAGTG GGTTCATTGCAATGTACGCGACTCTGGCCAGCCGGGACGTTGACTGCTGTCTGATTCCAGAGTCACCTTTTTACCTTGAAGGCAAAGGAGGGCTTTACGAGTTCATTGCAAAACGGCTGAGAGAAAATGGCCACATGGTTATAGTGGTTGCTGAAGGTGCAGGACAAGATCTAGTGGCCGAGAGCATTGAACAGCAAGATGCTTCGGGGAACAAGCTCCTCAAAGATGTTGGACTATGGATGAGTCTTAAAATCAAG GAACACTTTGCGAAGCAGAGAAAAATGGACATTACTCTGAAATACATTG ATCCGACATACATGATCAGAGCTATTCCAGCCAATGCATCTGACAACGTTTACTCTACTCTCCTCGCCCAAAGCGCAGTCCATGGTGCAATGGCGGGTTATACCGGCTTCATCTCTGGTCTTGTTAATGGAAGGCACACCTACATTCCCTTCAAC CGAATAACGGAAAAACAGAACAAAGTTGTGATTACAGACAGAATGTGGGCTCGGATGCTGTCATCCACGAACCAGCCAAGCTTCATGAACCCTCCTAATGGAGCCACAGAGGGGGCAAACTGA
- the LOC106375324 gene encoding serine/threonine-protein kinase Aurora-1 — translation MAIATETQHQEEKEASSAAAQKRWNLSDFDIGKALGRGKFGHVYLAREKRSNHIVALKVLFKTQLQESQVEHQLRREVEIQSHLRHPNILRLYGYFYDQKRVYLILEYAARGELYKELQKCKYFSERRAATYVASLARALIYCHGKHVIHRDIKPENLLIGAQGELKIADFGWSVHTFNRRRTMCGTLDYLPPEMVESVEHDASVDIWSLGILCYEFLYGVPPFEAVEHSDTYRRIVQVDLKFPPQPIVSPSAKDLISQMLVKESAQRLPLHKLLEHPWIVQNADPSGIYRA, via the exons atgGCGATCGCTACGGAGACACAGCACCAGGAGGAGAAG GAGGCTTCTTCTGCAGCTGCACAAAAGAGATGGAATCTGAGTGATTTTGACATTGGAAAGGCTCTTGGTAGAGGCAAATTTGGTCACGTTTATCTCGCTCGAGAAAAGCGG AGCAATCACATTGTCGCTCTAAAGGTTCTTTTCAAGACCCAGCTTCAAGAATCTCAAGTTGAACATCAGCTACGAAGAGAAGTTGAGATCCAGTCTCATCTTCGGCACCCCAATATCCTCCGGCTCTATGGTTATTTCTATGATCAG AAAAGAGTTTATTTGATACTCGAGTATGCTGCTAGAGGCGAGCTTTATAAGGAGCTTCAGAAATGCAAATACTTCAGTGAGAGACGAGCTGCAACT TATGTTGCATCGTTGGCGAGGGCTCTCATCTATTGCCATGGCAAGCATGTGATACACAGAGATATCAAACCAGAGAATCTGTTAATTGGTGCTCAG GGTGAGCTCAAGATTGCAGACTTTGGTTGGTCAGTACACACATTTAACCGCAGAAGGACCATGTGTGGCACGCTTGATTACCTTCCTCCTGAGATGG TTGAAAGCGTGGAACATGATGCAAGTGTAGATATCTGGAGCCTAGGGATTCTCTGTTACGAGTTTCTTTATGGCGTTCCTCCTTTTGAAGCCGTGGAGCACTCAGACACATACAGAAG GATTGTGCAGGTGGACCTTAAGTTCCCTCCTCAACCAATTGTATCTCCATCTGCAAAGGATCTTATTAGCCAG ATGCTTGTCAAGGAGTCTGCACAACGTCTGCCACTGCACAAACTTCTCGAGCATCCATGGATTGTGCAGAATGCTGATCCTTCTGGAATCTACAGAGCTTGA